A section of the Drosophila sechellia strain sech25 chromosome 3L, ASM438219v1, whole genome shotgun sequence genome encodes:
- the LOC116801198 gene encoding uncharacterized protein LOC116801198, producing MFRIIAVIFALVAMAFAAPGYIEPSYGVVPVAHVVPVVKSVPVVKHVPVVQHVPVVKHVPVVQHVPVLKSYAVPTYGHHIYHG from the exons ATGTTCCGCATT ATCGCTGTGATCTTCGCCCTGGTTGCAATGGCTTTTGCTGCTCCTGGCTACATTGAGCCCTCCTACGGAGTGGTTCCTGTGGCCCACGTGGTGCCCGTGGTCAAATCTGTTCCGGTGGTGAAGCATGTTCCGGTGGTGCAGCACGTTCCGGTGGTGAAGCATGTCCCAGTGGTCCAGCATGTTCCTGTGCTGAAGTCCTACGCTGTTCCCACCTACGGACACCACATCTACCATGGATAA
- the LOC6610187 gene encoding uncharacterized protein LOC6610187, with translation MFRIIAVIFALVAMAFAAPGYIEPSYGVVPVAHVVPVVKSVPVVKHVPVVQHVPVVKHVPVVQHVPVLKSYAVPTYGHHIYHG, from the exons ATGTTCCGCATT ATCGCTGTGATCTTCGCCCTGGTTGCAATGGCTTTTGCTGCTCCTGGCTACATTGAGCCCTCCTACGGAGTGGTTCCTGTGGCCCACGTGGTGCCCGTGGTCAAATCTGTTCCGGTGGTGAAGCATGTTCCGGTGGTGCAGCACGTTCCGGTGGTGAAGCATGTCCCAGTGGTCCAGCATGTTCCTGTGCTGAAGTCCTACGCTGTTCCCACCTACGGACACCACATCTATCACGGTTAA